DNA from Metabacillus flavus:
AGTGCGGACTCCAAAGGGTTACAGCAATCGGCTTTTTGTTTTCGTAAGCCTTTTTAAGCTCTACAAGCATAGCAGCTTCAGACGATTCAACGATTGTATAATCAAGATCGTAGTCTTTTTTCATCTTATCTGTAAGCTGCATTAAACTTGATCCGGGATCAATTCCATATACTTTTCCGGAAAATTGATCCTTATTTTTGTTCAAATCATCAATTGTATTAATATCCTTCATATACGACGGGACGGCAAGGCCGAGCTTCGTACCTTTATACCATTTATCATGAAGGTCAACGTCGCCTTTATACTTTTCGTAAAAAGGTTTATCAGTAATGGGAAGCCATACGTTCCCCTGGATATCAATATCCCCCCGAGCTACTCCTGTCCAGTTGGCAGCTTTATCAAGCTCCATCATTTCAACGTCGTACCCTTTTTCTTCTAAAAGAACCTTCCAAAGATAGGCAGTTGAGATATTATCAATCCAGTTGATCATCCCGATTTTAATTTTCTTTTTGCTGTCCCCGAGCGGGTTGCTGCAAGAGGCAAGGACGAGGGTAAATAATAGGGTAATAATAGCGGCTGCTTTCCATCTTTTCAATATGTATGTCTCCCTTCACTCTTATGTAGGCTATACTTGTATTCCCTAAACAGTATTGAATAAAACGTTTTTTTACAAAAATAATATGTGAATATGTTTACATAGTGATGAAAAGGGTAAATGAAAGATACCCTCATTCATGAACTCATTTCTATTTTTTCCTGAAAGCATGAATCTTAACAGTCATTCACACAAACAATAGCAGTAGAAAGAGGTGGACGTATGGAAAATGTGAAAATCAAAGCCGAGAACGTTAGCAAAATCTTCGGTAAGAATCCTCAAAAAGGAATTGAACTCCTGAAAAAAGGAAAGACAAAATCAGAAATTCTAAAAGAAGCTGGTCTGACTGTCGGTGTGAAGGAAGCGAGCTTTGAAGTACATAGCGGTGAAATATTTGTGATTATGGGGCTTTCCGGAAGCGGGAAATCGACGCTTGTCCGTATGTTTAACAGGCTCATTGATCCAACCTCAGGATCACTCATGATTGATGGAAAAGACTTAGTGAAAATGAAGAATGAAGAACTGCGGGAAGTCAGAAGAAAAAAGATGAGCATGGTGTTTCAAAAGTTTGCTTTGTTCCCACATCGCAATGTATTGGAAAACGCCGCGTACGGTTTGGAAGTACAAGGTGTTTCCAAGCAGGAGCGGGAGTCAAAAGCTCAGCATTCCCTTGAATTAGTAGGCTTAAAAGGGTATGAGAACAGCTATCCCGGGGAACTTAGCGGAGGAATGCAGCAGCGTGTAGGACTTGCCAGGGCTCTTGCAAATGATCCGGACATTCTTCTCATGGATGAGGCGTTCAGCGCACTGGATCCTTTAATCAGAAAAGATATGCAGGATGAGCTAATCGAACTTCAGGAAAAGATGAAGAAAACGATTATTTTCATCACCCATGATCTTGATGAAGCATTAAGAATTGGAGACCGTATTGCCTTGATGAAGGACGGAGAAATCGTCCAAATCGGGACACCTGAGGATATCATGACGAATCCTGCTAACGAGTACGTTGAGAGGTTTGTTGAGGACGTAAATTTGGCGAAGGTGCTGACAGCCGAATCTGTTATGTCCCGTGCAGAAACTATTCAGGTGGACAGAGGACCTCGTGTAGCCCTTAAAATTATGCGTGATGCCGGTATGTCCAGTATTTATGCCGTGGATAAAAGAAAATCCTATATGGGTCTCGTAACCGCAGACGATATTTCTCAGGCTGTAAGGCTTGATCAGCCGATTTCATCCTATCTTCATACAAATGTCCCTGTCGTAAGACTGGATACAACGATTGAAGAGATGTACGAAAAGATAGCAGATACACGGTATCCGCTGCCGGTTCTTGATGAAGACAACCGAATCCGGGGCGTTGTGAAACGTGAACGGGTGATTCAGGCTTTGGCCGGGAGAGAGGTGAACACCATTGAACATTCCTAAACTCCCAATTGGTAAGTATGTCGATATGTTCGTGGAATTCTTAAATGATAAACTGTTAGGATTTTTTACCTGGATCGGCAATATCATCGAAACCTTTAATGATGTGCTCGTAAACTTGATGCTGCTTATACCAGCGGTCATTTTTGCAGTCATTGTAGCCGGTCTTGCCTACTGGGTAAGCAGAAAATGGGGTTTAACTATTTTCACCCTTATCGGATTGCTGCTCATCATCAATCTTGGCTACTGGGAGCAAACGATTGATACGCTTGCGCTTGTTTTGACGGCCGTTATAATATCGATTATTCTTGGAATACCGCTTGGGATTTGGTCTTCACAAAGTGACAGGGCTTCCGGAATTATATCTCCGGTGCTGGATTTTATGCAAACCATGCCTGCCTTTGTATACTTGATTCCTTCCATCCTTTTCTTCGGAATTGGGGTTGTTCCGGGAATTATCGCTTCTGTTATTTTCGCTATGCCTCCGACCATTCGTTTGACGAACCTTGGTATCAGACAGGTTCCGGAAGATCTTGTAGAGGCGGCAAACGCTTTTGGATCGACCACGTCCCAAAAGCTGTTTAAAGTTCAGCTGCCGCTTGCGATGGGAACGATCATGGCAGGTATTAATCAAAGCATCATGCTTGCTCTGTCCATGGTTGTTATCGCTTCACTCGTCGGAGCGCCAGGGCTTGGGGTGGAAGTATACAGAGCCGTTCAGCGTATTGAAGTAGGGCTTGGATTTGAATCAGGCCTTGCCATCGTCATTCTTGCCATTATCCTAGACCGGATTACACAAAATCTAAAACCTGGAAACAGGAGATAAAAGAGCAAAGAAAGCCGGCTGCCCTTGGGCAAGCCGGCTTTTCCTATTTTGTGATCTCTTCCATTTTGCTGCGAATCCAGCTGTGATCCAAATCCTCGCCAATAAACACGAGCAATGGCTTCATTTTAACAGGTTCCTTCATATACATGGGCATTCCGTACGAATACTGCACAGAAAAACAGCCATCGGTATCAGCAAAGGAAACGTAGCCTTTTATCCGGTAAATCGTGTCCGGCATGTCTCTTAAAAACTGCTCAAACCCTCCAAGATCTACAGTCCCTGTAAACTTATGCACGTATGTTTTCATATGAAGCTGTTCATTGATGCCGGACTTTAGCACAGCCCCTTTAGGGGAGGCAGTGAGCTTTCGGATATCCTCTAATTTGACGCGGGCATGGGCAGTCATCAGGACTTTCCCCTTGGCCTGTATCTCCTGTATCTCCCGGACAACCTCACCCTGCTCCGTTTCGGTCAGCAAGTCGGTCTTATTTAAAAGGACAAGGTCGGCATGCTTGATCTGTTCATGGAGCAGTCTTCTTACGGGGATGCTCAGACGATCCTGGTCCTGCCATCTTGAGCCATCCGCAAGAGAGATAATCCCCCTTACTAGAAGCTTGTCTGCAAAGAGAGGGGATAGACAGGAATCCAATACTTCTACGGGATGAGCCGCACCTGTTGTTTCTATGTAGATTACATCAAGTTCATTTTCTGCCAGCAGAGCATGCAATTGAGCTTCAAATTGCCCCTGCATTGTACAGCAAACACATCCATTCAACAGCTCTTTTAGAGGGATATCTTCTGAAACCGCACTGCTGTCGATTGATTCTTTTCCAAGCTCATTCATAACAACAGCCACTTTCCTGCCGGCTGCCTTTTCCTCTTGCAATAGATTTTTGAGGAGAGTTGTTTTTCCGGCTCCTAAAAATCCGCCTAATATATATATTTCCGTTTGTTCCATGATTTTCTCCATTTCTGATTGTTTCTCTCATCTTACTGAAAGGCCAGGTGCACCGTCAATGAAAAAAGGCGGCTGCACCGTTAAAACAGCCGGTCCGAAAAGTATCGTTTTCGATTATAGTAGTAGTAGTAGAATGAATGGATAAGAGAGGAATCTTTGTGAAAATTGACTTCCATGTGCATGCAAAATTAGGAAAGAAAGTGCCTTTCTCATTAAAGGAATTTACAAAAATGGTGGAAGAAGCAAAATGGAACGGACTTGATGCCATTGCATTGACTGAGCATTTTAATGCAATGGATTATGTGCAAATCTATCAAACACTGGACCGCCACTATCCGTATCAGAGTACCTATTATGATGTGGCTGGAATTAAAGTATTCCCGGGAATGGAAGTAGACATTGCGGAAGGCGGGCATATTCTTTTAATTGGATCGAGATCAGACATCATCAGAATGACCAAACGGCTTGAACGGTATAAAAACAAGGATAACTATATGCCATTTGACCAGCTCATGTCATTTCACGGAATGGAAAACATGCTTAAAATTGGCGCGCATCCCTTTAGAGAAAAAAATCCGCTTACCGCTCTCTCCGAAAGTCAGCTTGCTAAATTGGATGCGTTTGAATGGAATGCAAAGGATGCAGCAAAACAGGGAATAGGTTTAAGGCCAAAGCTTGAAAAAATGGCTGCCGTCCACGGAAAAACTTTGACAGCTGGAAGCGATACCCATCACTACAGCCAGATTGGCGCGGTTTATAATCACTTTAATGAACCGTTTCAAACCGTGAAACAGCTGAAAGAGAAATTAGCGAATGCTGAGTTTGAGGTTCGAAAGTCTCCATTTCTTCCAGTGAAAATCCAGGCGGCAAAGGTTTTGAAAAAAAAATACAAAGACGGCAGAAAAGGATGAGAGTCTGTAATGCAAGAAGGCTCTCATCCGCACCTGCATAAAAATGAGAAAAGAGCTGATACATATGAGTGCAATCCCTTATCGAAAACTTGGCAATTCGAATCTATCCATTTCTCCGCTTGGTCTCGGATGCTGGCAGTTCAGCAAAGGAAGCGGTCTGGTAGGGAAATATTGGTCTGTTATGGACCAAAAGGATATTAACGAAATTATACGGGTGAGCCTGGCAGGAGGCATTAACTGGTTTGACACGGCTGAGGCATATGGAAAAGGAAAATCGGAAGAAGCATTGGCAGAAGCTTTGATTGAGCTTGGGGATCAAGCCGAAGGAGCCTTAATTGCGACTAAATGGTGGCCGTTATTTCGGACAGCTTCTTCACTAACCGGTACAATCGACCAGCGCTTGAAGCATTTGAAGGGCAGAGCAATCGATCTTTACCAGATCCATCAGCCATTTTCCTTTTCCGGCATTACCGAACAAATGATTAAAATGGCCAAGCTTCTTGATGATGGGAAAATCAAAACAGCTGGTGTCAGCAATTTCAATGCTGCACAAATGTCTAAAGCAGCAGGTGTGATGCATGACCAAGGCCATTTCATTGTCTCCAATCAGGTTAAATACAGCCTGCTCGACCGCAGGATAGAGCGGAACGGTGTTATGGATGCGGCAAAAAATCTGGGGATTACAATTATTGCCTACTCTCCGCTGGAACAGGGCATTTTAAGCGGAAAGTTTCATAAAAATCCGGAGCTCCTGAAACAGCTTAAGGGACCAAGAAAACATTTATCGGGATTTAAGAAAAACGGATTAATGCGTACGAAGCCGCTGATTGACCTGCTCGAAAAATATGCAATGGAATATGAGGTAAAACCAAGTCAAATCGCTTTGAACTGGCTTATCCGCTTTCATGGGGAAACGGTTGCGGCCATTCCAGGTGCATCAAAAGTAAGACATGCAGAAGAAAATATTGGTGCGATGAAATTTGCGTTAACCCAAAACCATATGGATGAGCTGGACCGTGTTTCAAAGGAAGTAGCGGGATATTAAAAAGGCCTGTCTGAAAAGGCGCATTAACTTAAACAGGGAGACGCATTCTAAGCGTCTCCCTGTTTAAGTTTGAAGTCTGAGTCAGGCTGATTGAAGCGGAAGGACGACACTCCAGCGGGAGCAGCGGGACAGGTGAGACCCCGCAGGCTCTTGCGCAGGAGGCTCACCGCCCGCCCCCGGATGAGGGAGTCCTGTAGCGGAAATCAGCCTAAGCAAATCTAGATTATATAGCAAGTGGGACTCTACGATATTCTATGGGCAGCCCCTTTTATATGATCGCTAAAGAATTAAAACGCCCAATCGCCGTTTCTGAATACGGGCTCCCGAGTACCATCTTCTAATATTCCATCAATATCCATATCCTGTGAGCCAATCATGAAATCAACATGCGTCATGCTGCTGTTGACTCCATGCTTAGCAAGCTCTTCGCGGTCCATTTTCTTTCCGCCTTCAATATTAAAGGCATAGCCGCTGCCGATTGCCAAATGGTTCGATGCATTTTCGTCAAACAATGTATTGTAAAATAAAACGCCGGACTTGGAGATAGGTGAATCGTAAGGCACAAGAGCCACTTCTCCAAGGTACTGGGACCCTTCATCCGTTTCAATCAGAGTTTGCAGGATTTCTTCGCCGGCTTTTGCTTCAGCTTTCGTGATCTTACCGTTTTTAAAGGTAATCTGAAATTCATTAATCAGATTTCCGCCATAGCTTAAAGGCTTGGTGCTTGAAACTACGCCATTTACTCCGGTTTTAAGGGGTACTGTGAAAACTTCTTCAGTTGGCATATTTGCCATAAAAGGAGTGCCTTGCTCATTTTCACTTCCTGCTCCGACCCATTGGTGTTTTTCGTGCAGTTCAATCGTTAAATCAGTCCCTTTTGCTGTATAGTGTAGGGCCTTATACTTTTTGCCATTCAGATAATCAACTTTCTTATGTAAGGAAGCATTATGCTCTTTCCAGGCCTGAACCGGGTTCTCCTCATATACTCTTACTGATTTGAAGATAGCATCCCAGAGCTTTTCAACCGCTTCATTTTCTTCAGAATCAGGAAACACCTTTAATGCCCAGTCTTTAGAAGGTGCTGCGATGACAGTCCAGCTCATTTTATCAGATTGAACGTATTGGCGATAGCGATCAAGCGCTTTGCCGGCTGCTTTATTTGCAGCGGCTATTCTTTTGGTATCTACCCCTTTAAGAAGATCTGGATTTGCTGATACGATGCTCATAAATGCAGCATTGTTTTCAGCGAGCTCTTCGCGTTCCTTTGCCCTGTGCATAGGATATTCATTAAATACTTCGTCTGGAGCCATATCATATTTGAGTCTTGCAACCGTATCATCCATCCAGTCAACGATGACATTTTTTGCTCCGGCTTCGTATGCTTTTTTTACAACTAAGCGAGTAAACTCGGCTGTGTCGATGGCTGCATATACGGCAAGTGTTTGCCCTTTTTGAATATTGACGCCGACTTTAACGGCTAAATCTGCATACTTCTCTAAGTTCTGCTGAAAGTTAGACATAGAAATGCCCCCTTATATTCTTATTCTCCATTATTTTAGCAGACTTATGCGAATCTTCAAACGAAATAGTCATAGAGCGTTAAACCAATCGGATTACTTTAAGAATAGAGCTCTCAAGAGTTACAATAGAAAAAGACTAGTAGCAGAGGTGACGAAGGTGAGATTTCTTGAAACGCAATTTATCCGGAATGAAGCTGAGAAGCAGCTTTTCATAAAAGCAAAAAACCTGTCGGAAAAATTCTTTGAACGTGCTGAAAAGCATGACCGCGAAGCTACCTTCCCATTTGACAACTTTGCTGATTTGAAAGAAGAGGGCTTTTTGTCATTGACTATACCAAAGTCACATGGAGGTCAGGGAATATCGCTGTATACGTTCCTGCTTTTGCAGGAAAAGCTTGCTGAAGGAGATGCAGCAACGGCTTTGTCAGCAGGCTGGCATCTTGGACTCTTCCTCAGCCTCAGAGAAACAGGTAAATGGGATCCTGAACTATTTAAAAAAATAACCCGTGAAGTCATTGAGTCCGGTAAGCTTGTGAACAGTGCGGCAAGTGAGTCTAAGACCGGCAGTCCAGCACGCGGCGGCAAGCCTGAAACTGCTGCCGTAAAAAAAGGGGAGAAGTGGCTGATCAGCGGCAGAAAAATTTTCGCCTCGCTTGCCCCTATTTTGGACTATTTCATTGTGACAGCTACAATTGAAGAAACAGGAGATATCGGTGAATTTCTAGTCCCGAGGGAAGCGGCAGGCGTTCGTATTGAAGAAACATGGGACACAATGGGAATGAGGGGCACGCGAAGCGATGATTTGATTCTTGATGGAGTTTTGCTGGATGCTTCTGCATTAATTGCAAATCGAAGCAAGCCTGCTAAACCGATGGCCCAAGGGTGGCTGCTGCATATTCCTGCATGCTACTTGGGCATCGCTATTGCAGCCCGCAATGAGGCTGTCCGTTTTGCCCGGAATTATCATCCGAACAGCCTCCCCCATCCGATTATGGATGTGCCGGAGGTCAGAAGAAAAGTGGCGGAAATGGATATTAAACTGCTGACCGCGAGGCAGCTGATGTACGCGACAGCTGAAAAGTGGGATACCAAACCCGATGAGCGTTCAGAGCTCCAAACCGAGCTAGCCGCAGCCAAATATACTGCGACTAATATCGCCATCGAAGTCGTGGACCTTGCCATGAGAATAGAAGGAGGCCAAAGTCTTTTCAGGAACAAACCGCTCGAACGATTTTATCGGGATGTCAGGGCAGGGCTTCATAATCCTCCTTCAGACGATATCACGGTTAAGATTATGGCGGACAGAGCCTTTTCTGAAGAAGAATAAGGTTTCGAATGAGCGGAAATTAGTGTAACGTAAAGATAGATGCTTAAAGAGTTTCTGGAGGTTGTGCAGATGAAAGAATATATGATGGGTGTAGATATTGGAACGACAAGTACAAAGGCTGTTCTTTTTGACCGGAACTGTGCTGTAATCTCAAAGCATAATTCAGGATACCCGCTTTACACGGAAGCTCCGGGTGAAGCAGAGCAGAGTCCGGAAGAGATTTTCTCAGCCGTCGTGAGTGCAATCCGGGAAACCATCAAGGAAGCGGGAGTTTCAAGAGAGGAAATCGGCTTTGTCAGCTTCAGCTCGGCCATGCACAGTCTGATTGCCGTGGATGCAAGCGGAAAACCGCTGACACGGAGTATTACATGGGCAGATCAGCGCAGCGAGGCATGGACCAAAAAGCTAAAGAAAGAATGGGGCGGACATGAAATTTATCTCCGTACGGGTACCCCCATTCATCCGATGTCCCCGCTATCCAAAATTATTTGGCTGCGGGAAGACCATCCAGAAATTTTCAGTAAAACAGCTAAATTCATTTCCATCAAAGAATACGTTTTTTTCCGCCTTTTCGGTGAATACATAATCGATCATTCAATCGCTTCTGCTACAGGCCTGTTTAACCTTGAAAAGAAGGACTGGGATAGCGGGGCGATGGAAATCGCCGGAATCACAGAGGATCAGCTCTCAAAACTCGTTCCAACCACCTTTCAGATACGGGGACTTCGTTCTGAAACAGCTGCTGAAATGGGGCTGCCTGCAGCTATTCCATTCATTGCAGGCGCAAGTGACGGCGTACTGTCCAACTTAGGTGTTAATGCCATCGATCCTGGTGTCGTTGCTCTCACAATCGGTACAAGCGGGGCAATCCGGGCTGTGACAGACCGTCCGGTTACGGATCCAAAGGGGCGGATCTTTTGCTATGCGCTGACAGAAGAGCGCTGGGTCATTGGCGGTCCTGTGAACAATGGAGGAATGATTTTCCAATGGATGAAAGATGAACTTTGCCAATCTGAAGCAGAAACTGCAGAAAGACTGGGGCAGGACCCGTATACGTATTTGACAGATATCGCAGCAAAAATCAGGCCGGGAGCAGAAGGACTGATTTTCCATCCGTATTTGGCAGGGGAACGGGCGCCGATTTGGAATGCTCATGCAAGAGGAGCTTTTTTCGGCCTTGGGCTTCACCATAAAAAAGAACACATGATCAGGGCTGTTCTTGAAGGAATCAATTACAACCTTTATACGGTCCTGCTTGCACTGAAAGAACTGATTGGTATACCGGAAAAAATTCACGCAACAGGAGGCTTCGCTCAATCTGAATTTTGGCGCCAAATGCTCGCTGATGTGCTGGATCAGGAGGTTCTCATTCCAGAGAGTTATGAAAGCTCTTGCCTTGGCGCAGTCATTCTCGGCATGTATGGTCTTGGGGAAATTGACAGTTTAACGGATGCAAAACGGTTCGTCAGCTCCAACATCCGACTGCTTCCAAATAAGGAAACATCGGAAGTGTACCAGGAAATCATCCCGATCTACATTCGTTTAGCCCGCTTGTACGAAACAGAATTTGAAGAAATTTCGGCCTTCCAAACGAAATATGGAAAGAAGGAATTGCCGGAAAGCGCGAAGTAAGGAAAGCCGGTCTGCAGGTGAAAATGCAGGCCGGCTTTTTCATTTGTTGAATTTTATCTATATAACGCCAATGCATGAATAGCGAGTTGATTTTAAAAGCCGCCGTTATTTAATTAATCTGCTTTCACCGCTGATGGAACGAACTTCTTCCCACTCGTGCCTTAATATCGCCATTTCATATATACTCCAGAATGTATCTTTCATTTTGCGGGAGTCTTTGAAATGGCCTTCAATTGAAAAACCTGCTTTTTTATAGCAAGCAATTGCTTCATTGTTAAAATCAAATACGCCAAGAGTAACCCGGTGAACATTCAACTCAAGAAAAGCAAAATTCAGCGCTTGCTGAACAAGAGCAAAACCATAGCCTTTTCCTCTCAAGTCCGGATTAATCAGGACGCGGCTGATGCGGCAGGATTCATTTTTCAAATCGATCTTTGATAGACAGATATGACCAGCTGCAGCACCTGACTTTTCCTCTACGGCTTTAAACACCCTCTGATCAGTTCCATGCACATATCCTTCAATCTGTTCAAACGTGAGGGGAAATAAAAATTCCGGCCCGCCCCACTGCATCAGGAATTCTGCAGATGGAATCCATTCAATCAGTTCAGCGGCATCCCCCATAGTAAACGGTTCTAAACGAATCATATAGAATCCTCCTTTCACAATAAGGAAGTTATTCGTCTTTTTAAGCAGATTTCCTTTATTTTTGAAGGAAATCCAATATTCGTATAGAATCAATAAGGAATCGAGGTGACCATGATGATTGATATTCAAGCATACTATGATATTGATTTTTTCAAAAAAGCAGCATTACCCTTCCTGGAAACACAGGAGATTGAAAACAACGTTGCTCTGGGCATCCTGCTGGACAAACAATCCTCCAGCCTGCAGCCAATTCATATGAGCATGATCCGCAAAGACGGGGAACCAATTGTGGTCCTTCTTCAAACTCATCCAAAACAAGTGCTCGTCGCGGCAAAATCGAATTTAGAGGAAGAAGACATTTTGCTTGCCGGGAAGAGAATTGCCCAGGTATACCGATCTGTTCCAGGGCTCCTTGGAGAAAAACGGATAACCGAAATTCTGGCTAAAAGAATTGCCGGCCTAACCGGAAAATCAGCCCGGCTTTTCATGAATCAGCGTTTACATAAGCTTGACCGTGTTGAAAAACCGGCCGCGGCAAGCACCGGTAGGATGATGCTTCTGACCGCCGAACACCGCCCGTTAATCAGCCAGTGGGTTTTTGACTTTTGTGAAGAAGTAGGGGAGCATGCTTCCATGTTTGAAGCCGATGAAAAAGCAGACGAATTGATCCGAAAGAAAAGTTTATACGGCTGGGTTACGGAAGGCAGCATTGTATCGATGGCTAATTGGTCCCGCCCGACGAAAACAAATGTAAACATTAACTATGTATACACACCTCCCGTCCATCGGAAGAAGGGGTATGCAACAGACTGTGTGACGGTCCTTACCGAACAAATGCTCAATAGCGGATATGAGACAACCAGTCTTTTTACGGATTTAACGAATTCAACATCCAACAAGATCTACAGGGAAATTGGCTATAAGCCGGTTCAGGATGTAGTGAAAATCTTATTTGAGCAAAGACCGAAAAAACCAGCAGAGTGAGCTCTGCTGGTTTTTTGCAAATTCATATATTGTGCTAGCTGGAATACTCTGATTCCTTTCCTTTTCTTGGCCGCAGCGTATAACTGAAGCTGTAAACAAAATCTGCTGCTAAAATTAGAGACCAGTAGCGAATGGCGTTTAAAAGTTCAGCCGTTCTGGAACCATCCCCAATCATTTCAATCATTCCAATCAGCAGACAGCAGCCAATCGTCCATGCTAACAGGTGACGGTACCACCCTTTGCGTTCATTTTTAGCATGCTCTTTGCCAAGCTTCGCAGGTTTCACCGGTGTCGGACCGCCGGCATAACGGTGAGCGAAGCGGACGTCCGCCCATTGAATCATTTTATGTCCGAAAGCAATTGTAGAGCCAATATAAATGGCTGCAATTGCGTGTACAAATTCAGCTTCTTTGCCAGAGCTTAAATCAATAACAGCCGCAGCAATTAAAATCAGATCGATGATAGGTGTACATAGGAGCAATACTGCGCCTGTTTTTTTCATTCGAAGCACGTACCGTGCACCCAATCCCGCAAGTACAAAAACCCAAAATCCAATTTCACAGCCTACAATCAGCCAGCCAATCATGAACCATTCTCCTTTTTAGTACAACTGTGTTAAAAACAAATTAACACAATTGTATTAAAAAAGCAATATGTGATAGACTTGAACTATGCCTAAATTTGTAGATCATGAAAAACAAAAAGAAAAAATAGCCGAAGCAGTATGGAGAATTGTTGCAAGAGATGGAATGGAGCAGGTTTCAGTCCGGAATGTGGCAGAAGAAGCCGGTTTTTCACCAGGGTCGATGCGGCATTATTTTTCCACTCAATCAGAATTGATCGTGTTTACGATGAAATTTATATCGGATAAAATCCGGAAAAGAGCAGAAGGAGCTGTATTCACAGGTGACCATATGGAAGATATGGCGATGCTGCTGGAAGAAGCCCTTCCGCTGAACGATGAAAGAAGAATGGAAACGGAGGTGTGGTTTGCGTTTATCGCAAAAGCTTTTACTGACCGGGAGCTGGCTCCGCTTAGCGCTGAATTATATGATGAATTAAAAAGAGGAGTTACAATGATCATTACAGGGCTAATTAATTTAGGAATGGCAAAAGAAAACCTGGATCCAGAAATAGAAATTGAGCGTCTATTTGCTTTAATTGACGGATTAGCCATTCATGGTGTTATCAGACCGTATGAGAGCAGTCCTGAAAAAATGAGCAGAGTCGTGCGCCATCATCTGCAATCTCTCTGTAAATGTTGATTGACAGTTAACGCAAGATTTGAATATACTAAATGTACTATTTGCAGAAGGGAATGAATTTGGGCCAATGAAGCTGTAATCTTATTTTCTGACGTTTCTTTAATAAAAAGGAACCAAAAGAGAGTAGGATTCGTGCGCCCATTTTTCATTCTAAAGCCGTCAAAAGCAATTTTGGCATAGGCTTTTTTTGAATACGGCATTCGTCATCCTCTTCAGGTTCCTGAGAGGTTTTTTTGTATTCAAAAAAGAGTGGGATGTGAAGCGTATGCTATTGATGAAAATAAGAAATGTGAAAAAAAGCTTTGGTGACCGGGATATATTAACAGGGATAAATTTAGATATTGCTTTGGGCGACAGAATTGGTCTTGCCGGATACAACGGTACGGGAAAAACAACTTTTGCAAAACTTCTTGCGGGTATCCTCTCTATGGATGAAGGCTATATAGATGTGTTCGGGAAAAAAGTGAAAATCGGTTATCTGCAGCAATCTGTCGATTATACGGATGATAGCTTAAAAGTTCAGCATCATTCTAAGGAATGGCTGAAATCCGCTAAAATGCTGGGGATTGGC
Protein-coding regions in this window:
- a CDS encoding acyl-CoA dehydrogenase family protein gives rise to the protein MRFLETQFIRNEAEKQLFIKAKNLSEKFFERAEKHDREATFPFDNFADLKEEGFLSLTIPKSHGGQGISLYTFLLLQEKLAEGDAATALSAGWHLGLFLSLRETGKWDPELFKKITREVIESGKLVNSAASESKTGSPARGGKPETAAVKKGEKWLISGRKIFASLAPILDYFIVTATIEETGDIGEFLVPREAAGVRIEETWDTMGMRGTRSDDLILDGVLLDASALIANRSKPAKPMAQGWLLHIPACYLGIAIAARNEAVRFARNYHPNSLPHPIMDVPEVRRKVAEMDIKLLTARQLMYATAEKWDTKPDERSELQTELAAAKYTATNIAIEVVDLAMRIEGGQSLFRNKPLERFYRDVRAGLHNPPSDDITVKIMADRAFSEEE
- a CDS encoding GNAT family N-acetyltransferase gives rise to the protein MIRLEPFTMGDAAELIEWIPSAEFLMQWGGPEFLFPLTFEQIEGYVHGTDQRVFKAVEEKSGAAAGHICLSKIDLKNESCRISRVLINPDLRGKGYGFALVQQALNFAFLELNVHRVTLGVFDFNNEAIACYKKAGFSIEGHFKDSRKMKDTFWSIYEMAILRHEWEEVRSISGESRLIK
- a CDS encoding TetR/AcrR family transcriptional regulator, producing the protein MPKFVDHEKQKEKIAEAVWRIVARDGMEQVSVRNVAEEAGFSPGSMRHYFSTQSELIVFTMKFISDKIRKRAEGAVFTGDHMEDMAMLLEEALPLNDERRMETEVWFAFIAKAFTDRELAPLSAELYDELKRGVTMIITGLINLGMAKENLDPEIEIERLFALIDGLAIHGVIRPYESSPEKMSRVVRHHLQSLCKC
- the gntK gene encoding gluconokinase; translation: MKEYMMGVDIGTTSTKAVLFDRNCAVISKHNSGYPLYTEAPGEAEQSPEEIFSAVVSAIRETIKEAGVSREEIGFVSFSSAMHSLIAVDASGKPLTRSITWADQRSEAWTKKLKKEWGGHEIYLRTGTPIHPMSPLSKIIWLREDHPEIFSKTAKFISIKEYVFFRLFGEYIIDHSIASATGLFNLEKKDWDSGAMEIAGITEDQLSKLVPTTFQIRGLRSETAAEMGLPAAIPFIAGASDGVLSNLGVNAIDPGVVALTIGTSGAIRAVTDRPVTDPKGRIFCYALTEERWVIGGPVNNGGMIFQWMKDELCQSEAETAERLGQDPYTYLTDIAAKIRPGAEGLIFHPYLAGERAPIWNAHARGAFFGLGLHHKKEHMIRAVLEGINYNLYTVLLALKELIGIPEKIHATGGFAQSEFWRQMLADVLDQEVLIPESYESSCLGAVILGMYGLGEIDSLTDAKRFVSSNIRLLPNKETSEVYQEIIPIYIRLARLYETEFEEISAFQTKYGKKELPESAK
- a CDS encoding aminopeptidase produces the protein MSNFQQNLEKYADLAVKVGVNIQKGQTLAVYAAIDTAEFTRLVVKKAYEAGAKNVIVDWMDDTVARLKYDMAPDEVFNEYPMHRAKEREELAENNAAFMSIVSANPDLLKGVDTKRIAAANKAAGKALDRYRQYVQSDKMSWTVIAAPSKDWALKVFPDSEENEAVEKLWDAIFKSVRVYEENPVQAWKEHNASLHKKVDYLNGKKYKALHYTAKGTDLTIELHEKHQWVGAGSENEQGTPFMANMPTEEVFTVPLKTGVNGVVSSTKPLSYGGNLINEFQITFKNGKITKAEAKAGEEILQTLIETDEGSQYLGEVALVPYDSPISKSGVLFYNTLFDENASNHLAIGSGYAFNIEGGKKMDREELAKHGVNSSMTHVDFMIGSQDMDIDGILEDGTREPVFRNGDWAF
- a CDS encoding GNAT family N-acetyltransferase, translated to MIDIQAYYDIDFFKKAALPFLETQEIENNVALGILLDKQSSSLQPIHMSMIRKDGEPIVVLLQTHPKQVLVAAKSNLEEEDILLAGKRIAQVYRSVPGLLGEKRITEILAKRIAGLTGKSARLFMNQRLHKLDRVEKPAAASTGRMMLLTAEHRPLISQWVFDFCEEVGEHASMFEADEKADELIRKKSLYGWVTEGSIVSMANWSRPTKTNVNINYVYTPPVHRKKGYATDCVTVLTEQMLNSGYETTSLFTDLTNSTSNKIYREIGYKPVQDVVKILFEQRPKKPAE